A region of the Stieleria neptunia genome:
AGCACAACGTGATTGAAACGAATCCGAAAATCGTCGGCCAGCTGAAGCGTTCGCTTCAGGCACACATCCAGCGCGGCGGACGTGTCGCTTGGCAACCGTAAACTCGCAGGCCGACTTCGATGATCCAGCCCGCACTGATTGCGTTGATTCGCGACGGGGAAACAACGATTTACATTGATCCGTTCGGATCGGTGTGTTTCGCGCGTCAATTGATCTGGGGCCAAGATGCATTGGAACGATGGCTCGCCGGACGCGAACCGGTCCATCAATTCGACACCGATTGTGAAGCCGGCGCGGTGATCGATTTTGATGCCCAAGCGTTGCTTTGGTACAGCGAAGAGGAGCCGGTGGATCAGCCGCGAACGATGCAGTTGCTCGACACGTTGATCGCCGAAGCCTGGCAGGGATTCGAGATCTTGTACGCCGACGGAATGTGCGATCTGCAGATTGCCGCCGGCGATTCGATCAGCCACGCCAGCCAGCAACGGTTGAAAGTCATCGACGAGAGCGTCGATCCGCTGGAATTTCGCAGTGAGACGCTCGACGAGGAGTCTCCGCATTGCGAACAGTTTGATCTCGATGACGAAGAGGAGCGTTTCGCCTGGGTGACGATCCTGGATGCAGACCAGTTGATCCACCATCGATTGATCGGAGAGATCACCTCGGACGTGATTCGAAACGAAGACGACCCGTTGTCGCGATTGAAATCACTTCCCGCCTATGACGTGCCCGCCGAACAGAACGTCATCGAAGCGATCATCGTCGACGAGCCCGAGCGACGAATCGAAATCTGGGGAGGCCGCGACATTCGTGCCGCCGCCGGTGAAATGGCACTCCATTGGCCGGGCTGGGACGTGCAGTGTCTCGAAACCGACGGGTACGAGCATCAGTGCCGTTTCAGCGGCCCGACCGGAACACCGATGACGGCCGCAGAGGCGCTCGGAACGCTGGTCCCGATGCTGCTGATGACCGAAAACTTCGATCCCTCGACGATGCTCGGCGAACTCGGGAAATCCTTCAAGGGCTTGATGGCGAAACTGGTGACCGTGGTCACGGTGCTGATTTGCCTGCCCTTCGTGATCTTTGCCTTGATCTCCGGGAATTGGAAAGCGGGGGGAATCACGATCGGCGTGATCGTGGCATTGGTGGTGATCACGTTCAAACTGATCGAGCGAAAATTTCGGCGTGGTTTTGCCGCCACGCTGTCCGAGGTCCATCGCGACCCGGCGATGCCTGACGAGAACGAACCGGCCGCCGCCGGACCGCTGGATCCCCAACAACGCCGACAACAACTCGATCAGTTGCTCTCACGATCCGGTCTGCCGAGCCTCGCGGAGATCGAGCCCCATTTTGACAGCGATGTTCCCCTGGCGGTGTAGCTCGCGTGTCCCCGTCGGACCGCCTCGGGCACGAATCCGTTACAATCCACCGCACCCACGCCGTGTTCCATCGACACGGATGATGCCCCACTTCAGTCAGCCCCCTCCCCTCGCTCCCCCCCATTTCCATCCATGCGATCGATCCTTTGCCTGTCCCTGGCGTTGCTGTTTGCCGCCCCGCTTGCCGCCGGTTCTCCGCTGGTGGCCAATGAACGCAACCTGCTGTTCTGGTTTGATGCCGAAGGGAAGGTGACGGCGAAGGTGGAGCTAAAGGGGGCACCCCATGACATTCACGTGCTCGAGAACGGCAACGTGCTGACGCACCAGGGAACCGAAATCGTCGAATTGGATGCGCAGTCACGCGAGATCGTCTGGAGATTCGACGCGCGTTCGTTGGCGACTGCCAAGAAAGTCGAATTGCACTCGATCGCGCTGTTGCCCAACGGTCAGGTGATGGTGGCGCTCAGCGGCGAAGGAAAGATCTATGAGATCGACCGCGACGGAAACATTCACAAGCAGTTCGACCTCCAACGCGATCGCCCCCATCCCCACCGTGACACGCGTCTGGTCCGCCCGATCATCGACGGCGACCGATGGACGTATTTGGTCGCTCAAGAGGGCGACGGATTTGTCCGCGAGTACAATCGTGACGGCAAGATCGTCTGGGAGTATGACGTGCCGCTGTTCGGCAAGCAGCCCAAAGGCGGACACGGACCGGAAGCGTTTGGGGATTCCGTCTTCAGCGCCCTGCGTCTGCAGAATGGAAACACGTTGATCGCGACCGGAAACGGACACAGCATCCTGGAGGTCACGCCGGAAAAACAAATCGTGTGGCAAGTCGACCAGCACGATTTAAAAGACATCACGCTGGCCTGGGTGACGACGTTGCAGGTACTCGACAACGGGAACATCATCGTCGGCAACTGTCACGCCGGCGAAGGCCAACCGCAAATCATCGAAATCGATCGAAAGAAGAACGTCGTCTGGTCGTTCACCGATTTTGAGCACCTGGGCAATTCGGTGTCCAACTCCGTGGTCCTCCGCTAGCGGAGCGTCGGGTGAACAGGCTTTTTGTTAGCGGCAGGGCGCGAGCCCTCCGGTCTTGCAAGGTGCTTTCACGCTGACACCGGACGGCTCGCGCCGTTCCGCTAACACCTTGAGTTGATTGTTTAAACGCCGAAACGTTCGCGTGGATCGGTCAATCCGTCGGCAAGCCGCCGCAGGGCTTCGGTTTCGATCTGTCGGACGCGTTCGCGGGTCAGGCCGAGTTCGGCGCCGATTTCTTTGAGCGTCTTCGGCTCGCTGCCGTCCAGGCCGAAGCGTAGTTTCAACACCATCGCTTCGCGTTCTTCCAAATCGCCCAGCAGTTCCATGGCGTGACGCAAGATGTCGTGATCGAGCATCATCTCGTCGGGAGCTTTTAAACGCTCGTCCATGACCATCTCACCGAGCGACCATCCCGATTCGCTCTGGTCGCTTTGCGGCGTGCTGTTGCTGATTCGGATCGCTTTGCGAATGATCGGCAGCTTCTTCTTGGGCAATCCCAACACCCGTGCGACTTCTTCGTTGGTCGGGGTGCGGCCGAGCTCTTCGCTCAACCGGGCGGTCGCACGACGCCACTTGCTGAGCAATTCGACCATGTAGGCCGGGATTCGGATCGTTTTGGCGCTGTTGATCAACGCCCGTTTGATCGACTGTTTGATCCAGTAACTGGCGTAGGTGCTGAACCGGGTCCCGACGGTGGGATCAAAACCTTCGACGGCCCGCAACAGCCCCAGGTTTCCTTCTTCGATCAGGTCCTGCAGGCTGAGGCCTTTGCCGGTGTAGCCGCGGGAGATGTTGACGACCAGACGCAAATTGGCGCGGACCATCCGATCGCGTGCTTCGACATCGCCTTGTTCGATCTGGGCGGCCAGTTCCAGCTCTTCTTTGGCGGTCAACAATGCCGTCTCGTTGATCTCACGCAGATAGGTCTCCAGCGGTGACTGCGCCGCATCGGTCCTGCGACTCACCTTGCGAGTTTTCTTGACATCAGCGAGATCCGGATCAACTGAGGGGGCGACGAATTCAGACATGAGAATTTTTGGTAGGTTGAATCGGTGCGACCACCGCCACCGCGGACGTGCGCCGGTGGTCACCGCTGACGGGCGACTGCCGGAGAGAGGTACGTGAGCAGCTGGCAGCCGGCATTCGGGGATGCCGTAAGGACAGCATCGGATCCCAGGTCGGCGAAACTGCAATTCCAGTGAATCGGTCACGGGTTTGCCAGCGTTGGCGATTGTTCCGGTCCTTCCGATTGTTCACAAAACGCGGCTGGGAAGCCCGAGCGGCGCGAAGGTGGCTTGTCGTCGGTCAACCAATGCCGTTTACTTTGTCGGTCCCCGGAACCGAAACTGACTCCCCGCACGGTTGTTTTCCCGACATGTTGATCGACTCCCACCATCACCTTTGGAAATACTCCGCCGAGCAGTATCCGTGGATCAGTGACAAGATGTCGGTGCTGCGAAATGATTTTTGGTCCGACGACTTGAACAGGCTGTCCGACGAACACGGGGTCGAAGGTTTCGTCACCGTCCAGGCCAGGCAATCGTTGGAAGAAACCGAGACGTTGCTCTCGCTTGCCGATTCACAACCATTGATCAAAGGCGTGGTCGGCTGGGTCGATTTTGCGTCCGATCAAATCAGCGACCAACTGGATCGATTCGCCGACAACGACAAACTGAAGGGGTTGCGGCACGTCGTTCAGGATGAACCGGACGATCGATTCATTCTG
Encoded here:
- a CDS encoding sigma-70 family RNA polymerase sigma factor — translated: MSEFVAPSVDPDLADVKKTRKVSRRTDAAQSPLETYLREINETALLTAKEELELAAQIEQGDVEARDRMVRANLRLVVNISRGYTGKGLSLQDLIEEGNLGLLRAVEGFDPTVGTRFSTYASYWIKQSIKRALINSAKTIRIPAYMVELLSKWRRATARLSEELGRTPTNEEVARVLGLPKKKLPIIRKAIRISNSTPQSDQSESGWSLGEMVMDERLKAPDEMMLDHDILRHAMELLGDLEEREAMVLKLRFGLDGSEPKTLKEIGAELGLTRERVRQIETEALRRLADGLTDPRERFGV
- a CDS encoding beta-propeller domain-containing protein — encoded protein: MRSILCLSLALLFAAPLAAGSPLVANERNLLFWFDAEGKVTAKVELKGAPHDIHVLENGNVLTHQGTEIVELDAQSREIVWRFDARSLATAKKVELHSIALLPNGQVMVALSGEGKIYEIDRDGNIHKQFDLQRDRPHPHRDTRLVRPIIDGDRWTYLVAQEGDGFVREYNRDGKIVWEYDVPLFGKQPKGGHGPEAFGDSVFSALRLQNGNTLIATGNGHSILEVTPEKQIVWQVDQHDLKDITLAWVTTLQVLDNGNIIVGNCHAGEGQPQIIEIDRKKNVVWSFTDFEHLGNSVSNSVVLR